A stretch of Desulfitobacterium dichloroeliminans LMG P-21439 DNA encodes these proteins:
- a CDS encoding ATP-binding protein, whose product MNITKLTRVALLIDGMVVFHGLKEDPVIASFKNLLQKTGSIECDHTEVYREYHHFCSLATQVHWPEYLWDRIIRDENELTRQVTQYRGGHVPELRKLVGRDLLCWREIAQLTASDIKDVILAQMENHEVDHPGLWQEAPLAPQSWPTWPDFADRRTKVQGRSKVTSSKEENYAENYLQTAQRTLKESLRGGSADEMVDALLAYYQDMGTGLFNQSMAIKWGGDTGRLEGVKSDPMRKGQLINQEREQGIVLENTEFFLNGYPANNIILYGNRGTGKSSLVKALLQEYCERGLRLVELSKTDLQDYPKIIRLLGKQPLRFIIFIDDLSFEDTESDYKNLKTLLEGGLEGKPENVLIYATSNRRHLVRETFGERQGDEVHRQDNMEEKLSLSDRFGITVTFPTPDQAGYLKIVAELAAQEGLQIPQEDLRQQALRWVMNHNARSGRTARQFVDFLRAKQKAILEN is encoded by the coding sequence ATGAACATAACAAAGCTTACCCGTGTAGCCCTACTTATAGATGGCATGGTTGTTTTTCACGGTCTAAAAGAAGATCCTGTGATTGCTTCGTTTAAAAACCTCCTGCAAAAGACGGGCTCTATAGAGTGTGATCACACGGAAGTCTATCGAGAGTACCATCATTTCTGCTCCTTAGCGACCCAGGTCCATTGGCCGGAATATCTTTGGGACCGTATTATCCGGGATGAAAATGAACTCACCCGACAGGTGACACAGTATAGAGGGGGGCATGTACCTGAGCTTCGTAAGCTAGTCGGGCGTGATCTGCTCTGCTGGCGTGAGATTGCCCAGCTTACTGCTTCTGATATCAAGGACGTGATCCTTGCTCAAATGGAAAACCATGAGGTGGATCACCCCGGGCTTTGGCAAGAGGCACCTTTGGCTCCGCAGAGCTGGCCGACTTGGCCGGATTTTGCGGATAGGAGGACAAAGGTTCAGGGGCGTTCCAAGGTAACTTCTAGTAAGGAAGAGAATTATGCGGAGAATTATCTGCAAACTGCCCAGAGAACGCTTAAAGAGAGTCTTCGCGGCGGGAGTGCAGATGAGATGGTTGATGCTCTACTTGCTTATTATCAAGACATGGGTACAGGTTTATTTAATCAAAGCATGGCCATCAAATGGGGTGGCGACACTGGAAGGCTTGAGGGGGTAAAATCTGATCCCATGCGCAAGGGTCAGCTTATCAATCAAGAGCGTGAACAAGGGATTGTCTTAGAAAACACGGAATTTTTCTTAAATGGTTATCCCGCCAATAACATCATTCTCTATGGCAATCGAGGAACGGGAAAATCCTCCTTGGTCAAGGCCCTTCTTCAAGAATACTGTGAGCGTGGGCTGCGTTTAGTCGAATTATCCAAAACAGATTTGCAGGATTATCCCAAGATTATTCGCCTTCTTGGGAAGCAACCCCTCAGATTCATCATCTTCATCGATGATCTTTCCTTCGAAGATACCGAGTCGGATTATAAGAACTTGAAGACCCTGCTGGAAGGGGGCTTAGAAGGAAAACCTGAAAATGTGCTCATCTATGCCACCTCGAACCGCCGCCATTTAGTGCGGGAAACCTTCGGAGAGCGACAAGGGGATGAGGTTCATCGCCAGGATAATATGGAGGAAAAATTGTCCCTTTCCGATCGTTTTGGGATTACGGTAACCTTCCCGACCCCGGACCAAGCCGGCTATCTCAAGATCGTGGCAGAGTTAGCAGCACAGGAGGGGCTTCAGATTCCTCAAGAAGATTTGCGGCAGCAGGCTTTGCGTTGGGTCATGAATCATAATGCCCGCTCCGGGCGAACGGCCCGTCAGTTTGTGGATTTTCTAAGGGCAAAACAAAAGGCCATCTTGGAAAATTGA